The following nucleotide sequence is from Triticum dicoccoides isolate Atlit2015 ecotype Zavitan chromosome 7B, WEW_v2.0, whole genome shotgun sequence.
CCGCATATGTGGTCATTGTAATGGTGGGCATGGCCATGGTTTTTGTGTTCGGTTGATGTTGGAACCTGTAATCCGTACTTAAGATTTGGTATGGTCCTGGTCAAGTTGTGGGTTTCCCGGGCATGCCGCTTGGGCCACTAAACCTTAGCCTGTTTAGAGTTGTTTAATTTGCTTGGTTGTGCCTTCTTTAGAATTGTTACATTCTTCCTATTTTATTAAAGAAAACACTATACCGAACCATTTACGTCGTCCATAAACTTAACATAGACTTATGTATGGCAGGGAATTGTGAGAGAATTCGGTCCTCCTAAAGGTGTTGACAATGGTTCACCAATACACCAGTTCCAATGGATGTATCTCAATGGCCTACTTGGTGTTATCTTTTCAACTGGCTTACTATACACTGCACTAAGAACTAGGCGTGCAAGATCATGGCTGTACGGCTTAGGTTGGTCACATGTTCTCTATTGCTTATCTTTTCCTATATTTATCTTAAGTATAGTGTAAATTATTGTTTAGCTTGTCCTATTTGTTATGCCAACAGTTTAGTGCAAAGTCAACTCTGATTTAGGACATATAATTACAAAAACTACATGTCTTCATCCGTTCAAATTGGCCAAGTAACTGCCATCAAATACAAGAGTTAAAGTTCTGTGCTGAAGTGACATTTGCACTATGGGCCTTGTTTATGTCGGTGTTGACCTTGTACTAGGCCGTTCATCGGCCTAGGTTGGTCTGGTCAGTTGAGGTCAAGTTAGTTTCTTTTTCGATGCAGTACTGCTGGAAGTATATTTCTACCCATTTACATCTAGAGTATAGTTGTACATACTGCGATAGTTTTCAGCTCAAAATGAAAATAATTGTAGCCTTGTATTTTTTTTCCTTTAGCACTTGATAACTTAATAATATTGAACAGAAAAACTTGCATATATGTATAAAAAATAGCAGGTTTTTACAGACCGAGTCCCTTACTAACCAATGTGCCATTTGATTGAATTGCCACTTGCAGGCTGGCTGAGAAGTTGTATCACCGATTATGGTGTGCCACTCATGGTGATTGTGTGGACCGCACTGTCCTACGCATTACCAAGCAAAGTTCCTTCAGGGGTCCCTAGGAGGCTATTCAGTCCTCTTCCATGGGAGTCAAGCTCACTACAGCATTGGACCGTAGCAAAGGTAGCAATGCATCAATACCTGCGGATCTATATAATCTAATACAACCTCCGAAATTAACTGTCGCTGAATTGAGTGTACCTAGATGTATTTTAGTGTGTAGATAACTAGATATACTCATTTAAGCGGCAGttaattccggacagagggagtagtatttatgtcGTTTAGTGCCCAAACATTTTGGTACCCATTTCTAGTTTTGTATCCATATGTTAGTGCAAGTAAAATGAAACTAAAATTCTGCATACGTGGGGTCAAATCTAGAGAAGTATAACATGGGAACCAGGGTTTACCAATAAGGTTATTCGATGAACATAGTTCTGAATGTATTCCAACGCTATTCCTAAATTGACATTTTCAATAGTAGTGTTTCAAAAGATGAAAAATATGCAGATACTCTGGGCACCCTTGAAAACGTTGAAATTGTGGTGAATTTCGTTACGTGGCCGCATTAGACATTTCTGAATAGTTCACCGATGTTCACTTTCAGGATTTATTCTCCGTCCCTCCAGCGTTTATATTTGCGGCAATTCTGCCTGCATTGATGGTTGCCGGACTCTATTTCTTTGATCATAGTGTAGCTTCACAGCTTGCTCAGCAAAAGGAGTATAATCTGAAGAAACCATCTGCCTACCATTATGACATTCTAGTCCTTGGATTGACGGTACTATCTTCAATCTTGTAGCTTCCAATTTTTCCAGTACTTTTAAGCTAGCACAATTAGTTTACTCACCTCTGGTGCCATAGTAGTAAATTCCATTATATTCTGTTGGCTCTACAAAATACCATTAAACTCCTTGCATTATGTGGTCGACAATTCACAATACCCCTCAGATCTCGGCATCGTGAATACATTTTCTTTTGCCTACATTATATATGACATTCATTGAGTTTCATTTTGTCACATGATATACCAACGGTACAGGTCCTGCTTTGTGGTTTAATCGGCATTCCTCCATCAAATGGAGTACTTCCACAGTCCCCCATGCACACGAGAAGCCTTGCCGTCCTTCGGGGGCAGGTTGGTGAATGTCTTCCTTCCTTTTGTACGTATTTGTTTAGCGTCGGTCATCTTTACCCTCGGGTTTCTTTTGGGCTAGTTCCTACGCAAAAAAATGGTTGAAACGGCCAAGGAGAGTGTGGGGAATCGTGCTAGCAAGATGGAAATATATGGAAAGTTACACGAGGTATTCGTTGAAATGGACAACGAACAGAATGTAAGTCTTGATCTCTGTGGTACGAGCTTTTATATTTCTTGTTAGACAGAAGGGCAGATGGCCCGGAATTTTCACTAAAAGCTTGTGAAATTTATTATCTTAATTAATCTGAATTATATTGTAAAAAATGTGTCAATCATATCGACACCTACATCATATTTCTGGACAAAAATAAATCTATGTCACTAATCTTACTTTCCTGCAGACGGGTTCCGTTGACATGGAACTGAAGAGCTTGAAGGAAGCAGTGCTGCGAGAAAACGGTGAAGATGGGGAGCAAACCGGAGAATTTGACCCTCGGAAACATATCGAACCCCATTTGCCTGTTCGAGTGAACGAGCAGCGGCTAAGTAACCTGCTGCAGTCGTTAATGGTTGGTGGTTGCGTTGCAGCTATGCCGGTTATCAGGATGATACCGACATCGGTGTTGTGGGGTTACTTTGCATACATGGCCATAGACAGCCTACCCGGGAACCAGTTCTGGGAAAGGATACAACTTATCTTCATCTCATCAAGCCGCCGCTACAAGTAAGTAACAAATCTCGAACAGCATTTTGTTTGTACATCTTCAACTCATTTTGTTTTGGGGAGTGGTCCAGGTTGCTCTAACTCATGGGGTGATATTACAGGGTTCTTGAAGGTCCCCGTGCATCTTTTGTTGAGTCAGTGCCTTCGAGAACAACATCGGCCTTCACAATCTTCCAATTTGTCTATCTACTGATCTGCTTCGGCATAACGTGGATACCAATAGCAGGGATCTTGTTCCCGTTGCCTTTCTTCCTCATGATAGCCATCCGGCAGCACCTGCTACCGAAGTTCTTCGAGCCGAGTGACCTACGGGAACTCGACACGGCCGAGTACGAAGAGCTTGAAGGTTTCCACCAGGAAGGGGAAGCTGGTTCCAACTTAGGGAGCTGCCGCAGCAGCATTGACGCCGAGATGTTGGATGGACTCACAACAAACCGTGGTGAGCTCAAGCACCGGACTGTCAGCAACCGTGAAGAGAGGCACCTCCAGGTAAAATAGAACTAAGGGGCACCAATGTAGTGCACGCAGATTTCACACTTCTATCTAACACCAACATGCATGCAGGTGCATTCGAATGCAGTTCAGCCAAGCGTGTGAAGAACTGAAGATAGAACTTAGGGCCGAGGGGTGAAGATATTTGTCGTCATGATTCTATACCCGGAACTGTTGTTCTTTGTGGTAAACATACTAATGTCCATAGTATATGTATACTACGACAGTACTCAACCGCCTTAATGCTTCTTACTCTGTAAGATAGAATCCAAATAAACAATAGTCCATACTATACTGGCGATCCCAGTAGTCCCCTTTTCCTTGGTCCTTCGGATCCTCGGCAAAACCAACACAATGTATATTAATTTTGAGTCATTTTACGAGTCAAATAATTTAAAGAAGTCATAGTATGTATATCACCAGTTGTACTGTTTGCTTTGTAATAGCTGCACTGTAGCCTAGCTATAGCGTTTTGAGGGACCTCCGCTACAGCTAGAATATTTTATTGTTGCAGGGAAATAGCCGATAAAAGCGAGGCTAAACGTCAAACGCTAAAATTGGATCTCATTTAGCTCTACGTCGCGAGCGAATGGGCTTCTTTTATAAAAATATATCGTGAGTGCTAGTGCTGATGGCACTCCTTTTTTTCAGTCATGCCGGCCAACCCAAAACTTCAGCCTAATATTGTGTGTGCGGGCCCAAAGTCTAACGTAGCCTCCCTAAATCACGAGAGCTTGTAAGTACTCTTTGCAAATATCACTCCCACCTCCTCGCGTTTTAACCTGTGACTTTTCCTTATTTTTTGTAGATTCATTTATTcagaatgttttatctcttaaaccgtacgTCCAAATCTCGAATCATTTTCACCGTTGGATTACTCGTGTCGAGAtttcaaaactacatctcatgttgATAGGTTACAACGAACTTTTCTTTCACCAAGGAAATCGTTCAAAAAACCGAACCAGAAGCACGTTTGTTTTTCTTTCGTAGAGGAAcaattgtgcctctcgcggaagcaattcTATCCCTCCATGAGAAGCAAATCTATGCCTCTCGCAGAAGGAATCAAAAAATAAAACACGTCTTTTTCCATTTTTCCTGAGAGGCACGACTGTGCCTAACTGAAGTAAATCTGTGCCTCCACAAGAAGTAAAtatgtgcctctcgtggaaggaaaaaccGATTTTGTTTACTTTTCcaagaggcacagttgtgcttctCGTTAAAAATAATTCATGACTTCACAAAAAAGTAAATATGTGCCTCCCGTGTAAAGAAAAagatgtgttttttccttttttttctttttcttctagaGGCAAAATTTGATGGCTCATTGCTaccgcgctatgaccggggtgactctccgcttaCGTTGTCAGGGGATTGATTTGTGCTATGGGAAACCCTTCAAAACCCCGGTTTGAACTCTGGGGGCCTGCCTTGCTTCCTCTCAACTAGACGGTGATCGTGGTGCGATGGGGGAACACAAAGCACGGCAGGGACAGAAAAAGCTAACCAGGTTCGGGACACCAAACGGTGtaaaatcctactcatgcttgtctgGAATTGCTTGCGAAATAGTGCTTTGGAGCTACAAGGTAGATGAAGGTGGAATTGATCGACCCTCCCCCCTCTACGGTGGCAGCACTGCCCCTTTTATAgcagccttggtcctcttccccaaaaATATTGGCGGGAAGGATTGCCACACAACGGCAAATTCAAAGGGGGCGGGCGCTCGGTCTTATCCTAGCTAAAGTAGTCTTCGTCTGCAAAAGATGCTATCCATGATGTGCTAGGGACTCCACGATGACATCCTCCCTAGCGCGTCATGCCTTCATGGTattcttgcaccaaagaggaaacttttCCTAGCTGTGCCCGCTGGCACGGTCTTAGATGTCATCATTTGTTGTAAGTCTGTCATCCACGTGATGGGCACGCAGCCATGCAACCTGCACTATGCACTGTCGTGGGAACATATCTGACAGTAGAGATAGGGGGTATGTAGGAGAGGGCAGAgtctagctacggcgaggttgtacactcGGTTTACGAGTGCAGGCCCCTCCCGGAGGAGGTAACAACCCTACGTATCGGTGCCGCGGAGGCTTGTTGATTCGAGtattgagttacagggggtgcgaacccttgtgcaagAGGGGAGGGGTGGCTTACATAGAGTACGCCGACCCCTCGCAGCCATCAGTTACACAAGGGTTCAATGTGAGTATAATGTCAccaacgttactggtaacgcctccgTTTAATGATCTTTAAGGTGACAGAGTGAATGGCCGACCGTTGCTATCTAGAAATAACCCTAGGTCTTCTGCCCTTCAAGTGGATTCTGGCACTCCAAGTGAATGACgatggtcgagtggaattggggtatctGAGTGGATTTTCTGTCGACTGGATTGCACTCTATGATGATTCCAATCGGTATCTTCTTTCTATCTTTGTTAGTCCTGACCTCTTGtgcagtgtccttgggtagggcatataGGTTAGGCCtacgaccctaccctaggtacatgtgatcgtcattagcccccaaatggatcgaggACTGAGTGAAGAAGGATTGAAGTTGACTTCGACCCGACTCAATGTCTCTAAGACACATTCTTTGAGGTCAGGCAGTATGCAAGTCGTTAAAGCCTCTGTCAGTGGCTTCGATCAATTCTGGTTCTTTAAATGTCTGAGTGAAATAAATAGCATAGCACTGAGCAGATCGGATTTGTGTATCCCTTGATGTGATTGATTGCTCCGCCAGATCCTGAATCTCACGGGATTCAAATTTTTTTTGGAGAAGAGCGCGGGCTGGCTGCGGCGCGGTTAACAGAACAAACAGGGAGGGAATCCTCGATGTTCGCTCCGCCATTTTTGCCACATATCGGGCCAGCGCTGGTTGTGGGATGCGCTTAGATTGcacggcccacatgtcagtcactcgAATGCACGGGTATAAAGGGTGACGCGGCCGAGGCGTTTAACAGTGTCCACCACTTCCTCGCCTCTCTTCGCCGCCCACTGTAGCGCAGCGCCGCTCCGCTCATTCCCATCTGCCACCACGGAGATGGCGAAAGACAAGACAAAGGTATTGGAGCGTGCTAAGAAgacgggcaagggcaagaaggggtcgaCTTCTCGAGCCATGGTACtgcttggtgatacgtctccaacgtatctataatttttgactattCCGTGTTGTTTtattataaatcttggatgttttataattattatatagtcattttatatcattttcggtactaacctattgacatagtgccaagtgccagttgttgttttctgcatgttttttacatcgcaggaaatcaatatcaaaaggGGTCCAAATaccacgccaatttacgatgattttttatgggccagaaggaacacaacgggccctggttgcacctggggggaatcCGGAGGAGGGGacgacccacctgggcgcgccagtagtcccaggcgcgcccaggtgggttttgcccacctcgggtgccccctggactgactctttgctctataaataccccaatattctcgaAACCCTATAggagtcgacgaaattttcatccagctaccgaagagtccagaaccacgagatccaatctagacaccatcatggaggggttcaccacttccattggtgcctctccgatgatgcgtgagtacttctttgtagatctttgggtccgtagttagtagctgtgtgtttgttgggatctgatgaactttgagtttatgatgagttatatctttttatatccatgaaagttatttgagttcttttatctcttatatgtgtgatctcttacagccttgtatttcttctccgatatttgggttttgtttggccaactccgatcttacggtgcttgatcccagtgacagaaaaggaaccgacacatatgtatcgttgctactaaggataaaaagatgggattcatatctgccgcaatagataaacatatcttgtctacatcatgtcatcgttcttattgcattactccttcttttcatgaacttaatacactagatgcatgttggatagcagtcgatgtgtgaagttatagtagtagatgcaggcaggagtcggtctactaatcttggacgtgatgcctatgtaatgatcattgcctggatatcgtcatgattatttgaagttctatcaattgcccaaaagtaatttgttcccccaccgtttgctatttttctcgagagaagccactagtgaaacctacggcccccgggtcttctttctcatatatttgccttccgatctactttttccttgcgtttattttcagatctattaaaccatatTTATTTGTTCCAcggtctatttatcctatctacaaatttacctcacgtcctttgcctatgttgaggcgtcgtaccccgaaaggaattgacaacccctttaacacgtcgggttgcgaggtgttgttctttgtgtggacgggctgtttacgttgtgttgcttggttctcctactggttcgataaccttggtttcatatatgagggaaatacctaccaccgctgtgctgcatcatcccttcctctttgcggaaataccgacgtagcttcaagcgacatcaaaaggaatttctggcgccattgccggggaacgatcttcaacataaccaggtttctaatcacaaatctcatctccttgcaatttacattatttgcctctcattttcctctcccccacttcacaaaaatttgtcgttttatttgcctctctttttccgttcgccgttttcttgccggatctgtttttgcgtGCATCCTTATTTGCCGgcatggatagttcttcctctattgcttGCACTCCGGAGGACGAGGTCCTCAACTTTAAACAAtggggaggagaaaatttaaaagatgcttggtatagaatttgcattgctcataatagatctatccgtaagcaatctactGTTGTGCTTTTGCAttgtttttatgttggcatcaccacttggtgtagattcgtccttgatacgattaccagtGATAATTTCTTAATGAGTCGTCCTTTTGATGctcttaatgctatgggaaatttagtaggctcaccacctcttatgattaatgaaacaattttgactcttgagcatgttacggaaagactagatgctattgaaaagaaaatgctcaccgaatatcatatggaaattatatacaaaaagatgcataattttgctactaaTCTTGGGTCAAAAGCGGGCGATATTTTTAAGTTGTTATAAGAGAGCACtaatagggaaaagcctagcagcagtgcgggttttaggcctatcattagcgcgggcaggagcgctactgataaggcgctacatctaaagcttagcagtagcacgcctggacccgcgctactgctaaaatgatctagtagtagcgcttctcctgagCAGCtctgctggtaattagtagtagcgctcctccttgcccgcgctactactattatttagtattttatttcttttttatttcatgttgtatttcaTACACCTGTACACaatttttcatacaacaggaatttagagactgtttttacatcataatgagtaggTGAaacaaccgtggactagtttcaagttgatggacatccacttgaaactaatccgcggttctttcacccaatgatataataaatatcatcatcattatcatatcattaacaacttatcatcgtaatacatcattgtcatataacacctcctcaagatcatcgttttcatcaatgagacatcacatagcaaattggtcactagtcgtaatcacaggtactcctcatcatcaactctagcacattgtatcacataataaacatattgtacctcataggacctactacattctcttaggacctactatattctctaaggtaaaatagcaaaaaacaagatagcccctgactctccattatggagaatggagattatcctgtcttcaattcttgcctttcgcttaatgttacttccaagaacctccttgcgaatgtccaaacattttttccattctttgattagcatgtgttcaccggttttagaaatccgatatgcacatgcGAGATCCGTAGgaagacctggctgtatgttcagaacttcaaggcgaccattgtaatacatcagatgaggcacacaatccattgggattttctgttgaaaaacatagtaataacttcgtagttagcaatgatgtactagttttggaagtatgcaaaagatgcacggatgtcgtaatagtaaaaaatcttaccagggtatctccaaagaatttatcgtggttcaacacgtgcactagtgggatgtattcaccataatttggaggagttcgataataggtattgtaattctcaaagaTAGTACAATAAGCAttcagatgacttttctccttataagtgaattcggagccatcagtgtagtgggttttgtctaccatcttctccacattctttgaagattcaaaataagctgtcaactattttgaaataaacaatataaattagttaataactatgtttgagaaacgcgcattgcggtagaatcggaagcgtatcaacaaggacccaaatgtccatattgtcttgctcgatgtcaggatcaccaagatccatggtgacaatcataccctcataaaaaccatacactttgcaaagtgctttccaattttggcaaccaaaatgggttacactctgagcattgtatagatttacttcaaaatccatatcatgatgggtccttacgtgtattttctttgtttcaaaattttcatggtcttcaaaacccatcctctccaagacatagcgtcttgcatggcatgggataagctagtcgaattataaaagatgaaaattagacgttgaaatagttgaagtcatgcttaattacgaaaaaaaaactCTTGTCATTGTtgcataccgtttcaacatcgaaggtctcctcgagcttaatgctgaagcgccgatcttcgtccagctcaacgaacctgtcgcacatacctcgatcgtcgtggcaccagctgcactcccccgggagactatcctcgtccgagtacgacatttcctacgttcataattcaaagattaaacggaaaaatctggcatgacctttgctaaaaaaggacatatcgagcgcctgaaatttgccggaacagaaattaatcaacactccggcaaaacataggccactcggacgtgtaaactgaacatgaacggccacttgggcaaccacatatcctatttgagcaacaaaagatatacatggatatttggctggtctcacctcgatgtcggagggggtcggtgatggggacgacggtggggatgatggaggggctccttgatttatgCAAAAGCAAAAgccgtataagttatcactaatacatcccgaataattgcttaaactaaaaaataacaacaaatatgacatgttcaactagttttattaattcaactagttcttactaaatataaacttactatgaaTAGAATATgtggttcaactagttatattaattatcttactaaaaaactagttctttctaaaaataaagtagttcaactagttatattaattatcttactaaaaatacattagttctattaattcaactagttcaactagttcaactacaactactattaatcatactgccctagttaactagtaccatcactactagtaatatgaaaaaaaacatttgaaaatatcttatatataatcctaacactaaataaactagtgttattaactacttactaaataaactagtgctattaagcacttactataaataaactagttctattaagcacttaccaaataaactagttctattaagtacctaatataaataaactagttatattaatcacttactaaataaagtattttctattaaacacttgctaaaaattctactaccctagttctaccctaaattttcttacttctattttattcaaaacacctacgaTTTGCAAGAACAGAGACAAGGGAGGGAGGGNNNNNNNNNNNNNNNNNNNNNNNNNNNNNNNNNNNNNNNNNNNNNNNNNNNNNNNNNNNNNNNNNNNNNNNNNNNNNNNNNNNNNNNNNNNNNNNNNNNNNNNNNNNNNNNNNNNNNNNNNNNNNNNNNNNNNNNNNNNNNNNNNNNNNNNNNNNNNNNNNNNNNNNNNNNNNNNNNNNNNNNNNNNNNNNNNNNNNNNNNNNNNNNNNNNNNNNNNNNNNNNNNNNNNNNNNNNNNNNNNNNNNNNNNNNNNNNNNNNNNNNNNNNNNNNNNNNNNNNNNNNNNNNNNNNNNNNNNNNNNNNNNNNNNNNNNNNNNNNNNNNNNNNNNNNNNNNNNNNNNNNNNNNNNNGAGAGCAGAGGGGGTGGGGGAGGCGGCGGTGACGGTGAGGTCGAGAGCAGAGGGGGTGGGGGAGGCGGCAGtgacggtgaggtcgagagcggcggcgggcggtaGCGGTGAGGTTGAGAGCGGCCTCGGGCGGCAGCGAtgagggcaggctctggctcgggcggcggcgatagaggagtaggggaacagggggagggggacttagtgaaattttgaGCGGGGTTAAGTCGAACTAGAAGTAGCACTTTAGGAACCGTGCTATAGCTATCaaagatctttttgtgtacaatctgaattgtcaatatgagtccactCCGGTAGGAactggagaggactcatattgcgccacaaattctacacatagagttcagtgaagaccaactggttgtgagactttcagaagtaacatatttaaggtggtaaacaccctgttcgcggagcgaggtgggactaaacttgtgggctgatcatAGGAGTAGCGATTTTCttaaaagcgcgctactgctaacttctatagtagtagcgcggttcagtatagggcgctactgctataactagctgggttgcgaggtcatggcaattagagcagtagcgcggtttggcgTGGaatcgctactgctattttcctttcagcagcgcgtttggctatcacgcgctgctgctaaatagcagtagcgttgtaTTTTGGGAAGTGCTGctcgtaagattctgtgtataggcttttccctagtagtggagggtTACCTTAATACATGAAAGATTATAAGAAAGTCCGTCTCGGATTGATAAATTGGAAGAAATATTTAGTAATCTAACCATGGCTTTTACTACCACTAAAATTATTGAGGA
It contains:
- the LOC119338910 gene encoding boron transporter 4-like isoform X1, producing MDLLASPFKGVLHDVKGRAAWYKDDWLAGLHTGFRILAPTMYIFFASALPVIAFGEQLAMETDLVQFSDGMLRTVETLASTAICGIIHSILGGQPMMIVGVAEPTVIMYTYLYNFAKKQQSIGEALYLAWAGWVCIWTAIVLFLLATFNASNVISKFTRVAGELFGMLITVLFLQEASKGIVREFGPPKGVDNGSPIHQFQWMYLNGLLGVIFSTGLLYTALRTRRARSWLYGLGWLRSCITDYGVPLMVIVWTALSYALPSKVPSGVPRRLFSPLPWESSSLQHWTVAKDLFSVPPAFIFAAILPALMVAGLYFFDHSVASQLAQQKEYNLKKPSAYHYDILVLGLTVLLCGLIGIPPSNGVLPQSPMHTRSLAVLRGQFLRKKMVETAKESVGNRASKMEIYGKLHEVFVEMDNEQNTGSVDMELKSLKEAVLRENGEDGEQTGEFDPRKHIEPHLPVRVNEQRLSNLLQSLMVGGCVAAMPVIRMIPTSVLWGYFAYMAIDSLPGNQFWERIQLIFISSSRRYKVLEGPRASFVESVPSRTTSAFTIFQFVYLLICFGITWIPIAGILFPLPFFLMIAIRQHLLPKFFEPSDLRELDTAEYEELEGFHQEGEAGSNLGSCRSSIDAEMLDGLTTNRGELKHRTVSNREERHLQVKQHACRCIRMQFSQACEELKIELRAEG
- the LOC119338910 gene encoding boron transporter 4-like isoform X3, encoding MDLLASPFKGVLHDVKGRAAWYKDDWLAGLHTGFRILAPTMYIFFASALPVIAFGEQLAMETDLVQFSDGMLRTVETLASTAICGIIHSILGGQPMMIVGVAEPTVIMYTYLYNFAKKQQSIGEALYLAWAGWVCIWTAIVLFLLATFNASNVISKFTRVAGELFGMLITVLFLQEASKGIVREFGPPKGVDNGSPIHQFQWMYLNGLLGVIFSTGLLYTALRTRRARSWLYGLGWLRSCITDYGVPLMVIVWTALSYALPSKVPSGVPRRLFSPLPWESSSLQHWTVAKDLFSVPPAFIFAAILPALMVAGLYFFDHSVASQLAQQKEYNLKKPSAYHYDILVLGLTVLLCGLIGIPPSNGVLPQSPMHTRSLAVLRGQFLRKKMVETAKESVGNRASKMEIYGKLHEVFVEMDNEQNTGSVDMELKSLKEAVLRENGEDGEQTGEFDPRKHIEPHLPVRVNEQRLSNLLQSLMVGGCVAAMPVIRMIPTSVLWGYFAYMAIDSLPGNQFWERIQLIFISSSRRYKVLEGPRASFVESVPSRTTSAFTIFQFVYLLICFGITWIPIAGILFPLPFFLMIAIRQHLLPKFFEPSDLRELDTAEYEELEGFHQEGEAGSNLGSCRSSIDAEMLDGLTTNRGELKHRTVSNREERHLQVHSNAVQPSV
- the LOC119338910 gene encoding boron transporter 4-like isoform X2, which produces MDLLASPFKGVLHDVKGRAAWYKDDWLAGLHTGFRILAPTMYIFFASALPVIAFGEQLAMKQVNASLHPLNGMLRTVETLASTAICGIIHSILGGQPMMIVGVAEPTVIMYTYLYNFAKKQQSIGEALYLAWAGWVCIWTAIVLFLLATFNASNVISKFTRVAGELFGMLITVLFLQEASKGIVREFGPPKGVDNGSPIHQFQWMYLNGLLGVIFSTGLLYTALRTRRARSWLYGLGWLRSCITDYGVPLMVIVWTALSYALPSKVPSGVPRRLFSPLPWESSSLQHWTVAKDLFSVPPAFIFAAILPALMVAGLYFFDHSVASQLAQQKEYNLKKPSAYHYDILVLGLTVLLCGLIGIPPSNGVLPQSPMHTRSLAVLRGQFLRKKMVETAKESVGNRASKMEIYGKLHEVFVEMDNEQNTGSVDMELKSLKEAVLRENGEDGEQTGEFDPRKHIEPHLPVRVNEQRLSNLLQSLMVGGCVAAMPVIRMIPTSVLWGYFAYMAIDSLPGNQFWERIQLIFISSSRRYKVLEGPRASFVESVPSRTTSAFTIFQFVYLLICFGITWIPIAGILFPLPFFLMIAIRQHLLPKFFEPSDLRELDTAEYEELEGFHQEGEAGSNLGSCRSSIDAEMLDGLTTNRGELKHRTVSNREERHLQVHSNAVQPSV